The Nyctibius grandis isolate bNycGra1 chromosome 3, bNycGra1.pri, whole genome shotgun sequence genome window below encodes:
- the MC5R gene encoding melanocortin receptor 5 — translation MNTSSQLYVSELNLSAFGSNFTVPTIKSKSSPCEQVVIAAEVFLTLGIVSLLENILVICAIIKNKNLHSPMYFFVCSLAVADMLVSVSNAWETITIYLINNRHIIMEDAFVRHIDNVFDSMICISVVASMCSLLAIAVDRYITIFYALRYHNIMSVKRSGLIIACIWTFCTGCGIIFILYYESTYVIMCLITMFFTMLFLMVSLYIHMFLLARTHVKKIAALPGYNSVRQRSSMKGAITLTMLLGIFIVCWAPFFLHLILMISCPQNLYCVCFMSHFNMYLILIMCNSVIDPMIYAFRSQEMRKTFKEIICCYSLRMVCGLSNKY, via the coding sequence ATGAACACATCCTCTCAACTGTATGTTTCTGAACTAAACCTGAGTGCCTTTGGCAGCAACTTTACTGTGCCTACTATCAAGAGCAAGTCATCGCCATGTGAGCAGGTGGTCATTGCAGCTGAGGTATTCCTAACTCTGGGCATTGTAAGCCTACTTGAAAATATCTTAGTTATATGTGCAATAATTAAGAACAAGAACTTGCATTCACCCATGTATTTTTTCGtttgcagtttagcagtggcTGACATGCTGGTTAGTGTGTCTAATGCTTGGGAGACCATAACGATATACTTAATAAACAATAGGCACATAATTATGGAAGATGCCTTTGTCCGTCATATAGACAATGTCTTTGATTCAATGATCTGCATATCTGTGGTGGCTTCCATGTGCAGTTTGCTGGCTATAGCAGTAGATAGGTATATCACTATCTTCTATGCCCTGCGTTATCACAACATCATGTCAGTGAAAAGATCAGGGCTTATTATTGCATGCATCTGGACCTTTTGCACAGGCTGTGGCATTATCTTCATTCTTTATTATGAATCAACTTATGTGATCATGTGTCTCATCACTATGTTTTTTACCATGTTGTTCCTCATGGTCTCCCTGTACATCCATATGTTCCTCCTGGCTCGTACTCATGTGAAGAAAATAGCTGCTTTGCCAGGGTACAATTCTGTCCGTCAAAGAAGCAGCATGAAAGGAGCCATCACTCTGACTATGCTTCTTGGCATCTTCATTGTTTGCTGGGCTCCATTCTTCCTTCATCTCATCCTGATGATCTCCTGCCCTCAAAACCTCTACTGTGTTTGCTTCATGTCTCACTTCAACATGTACCTCATTCTCATTATGTGCAACTCAGTGATTGATCCCATGATCTATGCCTTTCGTAGCCAGGAAATGAGGAAGACCTTCAAAGAGATAATTTGTTGCTATAGCCTGAGAATGGTCTGTGGGTTATCAAACAagtattaa